From one Conexibacter woesei Iso977N genomic stretch:
- a CDS encoding FAD-binding protein, protein MADVVVIGYGPAGAAAAIAAHDAGADVVVLEKTGAGGGNCRYAGGFLFDAPQAADHIDALSFGRTPRDVVEAYADGLHELSGWLESLGATIEPFAPPPGRLPASFPSWPSFPAGEDIRYAVVGGGEGRRGEVLWRVLDGAVRSRGIDVRFDTPVAAWTGDGVRTAGGDEIAARGGVVLACGGFEGDAGLADAYLPLGPTSPVGHGANDGAGLRIAQAAGAALWHMYGFFGWFAFRAPGFAAPFAIDFFAPGFIMVDNEGRRFSDETGFEVHDRLRALSTYLPDRANRPALPSWAVFDDATRAAGPLNGLLGTPNDYTWSGDNAAEVEAGWIVAADSPQELAEQTGLGAELVATIDTYNSSARRKADDAFGRAPETLVPLEGRLYALPTWPGVAGTTGGPRHDAMARVLDPQGEPIPGLYAAGAVSLVWGHLIDHGGGLTDAMVFGRAAGTHAAGRATPTGGVATAGGAASVAPSVGGER, encoded by the coding sequence GTGGCTGACGTCGTCGTCATCGGCTACGGCCCGGCGGGCGCGGCGGCGGCGATCGCCGCGCACGATGCCGGCGCCGATGTCGTCGTGCTGGAGAAGACCGGCGCCGGCGGCGGCAACTGCCGCTACGCGGGCGGCTTCCTCTTCGACGCGCCGCAGGCCGCCGACCACATCGACGCGCTGAGCTTCGGCCGCACGCCGCGCGACGTCGTCGAGGCCTACGCCGATGGGTTGCACGAGTTGTCAGGGTGGTTGGAGTCGCTCGGCGCGACGATCGAGCCGTTCGCCCCGCCGCCCGGCCGGCTGCCCGCGTCGTTCCCGTCGTGGCCGTCGTTCCCGGCGGGCGAGGACATCAGGTACGCCGTGGTCGGCGGCGGCGAGGGCCGCCGCGGCGAGGTGCTGTGGCGCGTGCTCGACGGCGCGGTCCGGTCGCGCGGGATCGACGTGCGCTTCGACACGCCGGTCGCCGCGTGGACCGGCGACGGCGTGCGCACCGCCGGCGGCGACGAGATCGCGGCGCGCGGCGGCGTCGTGCTGGCGTGCGGCGGCTTCGAGGGCGACGCCGGGCTGGCCGACGCCTACCTCCCGCTCGGCCCGACCTCGCCGGTCGGGCACGGCGCCAACGACGGCGCCGGGCTGCGGATCGCGCAGGCGGCGGGCGCCGCGCTGTGGCACATGTACGGGTTCTTCGGGTGGTTCGCGTTCCGCGCGCCCGGCTTCGCGGCGCCGTTCGCGATCGACTTCTTCGCGCCCGGGTTCATCATGGTGGACAACGAGGGCCGCCGCTTCTCCGACGAGACCGGCTTCGAGGTCCACGACCGCCTCCGCGCGCTGTCCACCTACCTCCCGGACCGAGCGAACCGGCCGGCGCTGCCGTCGTGGGCCGTCTTCGACGACGCGACCCGCGCCGCCGGGCCGCTCAACGGCCTGCTCGGCACGCCCAACGACTACACCTGGAGCGGCGACAACGCCGCGGAGGTCGAGGCCGGCTGGATCGTCGCCGCCGACTCGCCGCAGGAGCTGGCGGAGCAGACCGGCCTCGGCGCCGAGCTGGTCGCGACGATCGACACCTACAACTCGTCCGCGCGCCGCAAGGCCGACGACGCCTTCGGCCGCGCGCCCGAGACGCTCGTCCCCCTCGAGGGCAGGCTGTACGCCCTGCCGACCTGGCCCGGCGTCGCCGGCACCACCGGCGGCCCCCGCCACGACGCCATGGCCCGAGTCCTTGACCCGCAGGGCGAACCGATCCCCGGCCTCTACGCCGCCGGCGCAGTCTCGCTCGTCTGGGGCCACCTCATCGACCACGGCGGCGGCCTGACCGACGCCATGGTCTTCGGCCGCGCCGCAGGCACGCACGCCGCGGGCCGAGCGACGCCGACGGGCGGAGTCGCGACGGCGGGCGGCGCCGCGAGCGTCGCGCCCTCGGTGGGCGGCGAGCGGTGA
- a CDS encoding VOC family protein — MIKIHHIGYVVEDLQAAIPQAIATLGTGPFFLIEHMTFDETTYRGGPAEYDHSSGFAALPGGLLVELTQVHGAEPPELRAALGGARGIGHVGYVVDDQATEVARLEAQGLRAFHTGRTGPASAVWLESDWLGHHVEVLQSAPPLLEFYDSIRAAADGWDGSDPIRRRG, encoded by the coding sequence ATGATCAAGATCCATCACATCGGCTACGTCGTCGAGGACCTGCAGGCTGCGATCCCGCAGGCGATCGCGACGCTCGGCACCGGCCCGTTCTTCCTGATCGAGCACATGACGTTCGACGAGACGACCTACCGCGGCGGCCCCGCGGAGTACGACCACTCGTCGGGCTTCGCGGCGCTCCCCGGCGGGTTGTTGGTGGAGCTCACGCAGGTGCATGGAGCCGAGCCGCCGGAGCTGCGCGCGGCGCTCGGCGGCGCCCGCGGGATCGGCCACGTCGGCTACGTCGTCGACGACCAGGCCACGGAGGTCGCGCGCCTGGAGGCGCAGGGATTGCGCGCGTTCCACACCGGCAGGACCGGCCCGGCGTCCGCGGTCTGGCTGGAGTCCGACTGGCTTGGCCACCACGTCGAGGTGCTGCAGAGCGCGCCGCCGCTGCTCGAGTTCTACGACTCGATCCGCGCGGCGGCCGACGGCTGGGACGGCAGCGACCCGATCCGGCGCCGTGGCTGA
- a CDS encoding class I SAM-dependent methyltransferase, which yields MSAATQAALWGRRPRDWARLAEPQNVALFAAVLDALGVREGMRVLDCGCGSGLAAQMAHERGAVVGGVDITPELLEVARERVPDGEFLVGSLDALPLADGAYDVAFGVNAFQFAADPVGALREAARVAPGRVAITTFAEPERCESTALHLAMKNAVDPSGDGYAPYALSAPGKLEALLADAGLDVVERGEVPVVWAHADVEDTILSLLCSAGGARATDAVGEAAVRAALEPAIAPFVRDDGSVSMNNVFRYAVGSVA from the coding sequence GTGAGCGCCGCGACGCAGGCCGCGCTCTGGGGCCGGCGGCCGCGCGACTGGGCGCGGCTCGCCGAGCCGCAGAACGTCGCGCTGTTCGCCGCGGTGCTCGACGCGCTCGGCGTGCGCGAAGGCATGCGCGTCCTGGACTGCGGCTGTGGCTCGGGCCTGGCGGCGCAGATGGCCCACGAGCGCGGCGCGGTCGTCGGCGGCGTCGACATCACGCCCGAGCTGCTGGAGGTCGCGCGCGAGCGCGTCCCGGACGGCGAGTTCCTGGTGGGGTCGCTCGACGCACTGCCGCTCGCCGACGGCGCCTACGACGTCGCGTTCGGCGTCAACGCGTTCCAGTTCGCCGCCGACCCGGTCGGCGCGCTGCGCGAGGCGGCGCGGGTCGCGCCCGGGCGCGTGGCGATCACGACGTTCGCCGAGCCGGAGCGCTGCGAGTCCACCGCCCTGCACCTGGCGATGAAGAACGCGGTGGACCCGTCCGGCGACGGCTACGCGCCCTACGCGCTCTCGGCGCCCGGCAAGTTGGAGGCGTTGCTCGCCGACGCCGGGCTGGACGTGGTCGAGCGCGGCGAGGTCCCGGTGGTCTGGGCCCACGCCGACGTCGAGGACACCATCTTGAGCCTGCTCTGCTCGGCGGGCGGCGCGCGGGCGACCGACGCCGTCGGCGAGGCCGCGGTCCGCGCGGCGCTGGAGCCCGCGATCGCTCCGTTCGTCCGCGACGACGGGAGCGTGTCCATGAACAACGTGTTCCGCTACGCCGTTGGGAGCGTCGCATGA
- a CDS encoding FAD-binding oxidoreductase — translation MRLFRRGDDGYEQARVGRVFNARRPERYPAAVLLAESEDDVVAGVRLAAREGWRVSVRSGGHSWAAWSVRDDALLIDLGSMKDMTFDALTGVATANPAVRGGMDLAPFLDAHGRMFPGGHCESVGIGGFLLQGGQGWNSRQWGWGCENVVGVDVVTADGSLVHANAIENTDLYWAARGSGPGFPGVITRFHLKTYDKPAAFTQDTWTFRLEDLEELLSWLHDELPSLDRIVEPVVAATRLPDVPLFEGVTRPDGPVLLLHTTAMCASAEQAEALLAALEPPGALAARALGHVRGLTTIAEENAAQAVQNPEQHRYAVDCTWSDATAEQLAPALREVWANLPTEHSFSIWYGWAPVRALPDMAFSVEANVYLATYVIYTDEADDETYRSWVHSRTADLAAAGGAGRGVYLGDTDFTRRSDRFMSDANYTRLEQIRSERDPDGRICAYLIDPSFALNAG, via the coding sequence GTGAGGCTGTTCCGGCGCGGCGACGACGGCTACGAGCAGGCGCGCGTCGGGCGCGTCTTCAACGCGCGGCGGCCGGAGCGGTACCCCGCGGCGGTGCTGCTGGCCGAGTCCGAAGATGATGTTGTTGCCGGCGTGCGGCTCGCGGCGCGCGAGGGCTGGAGGGTCTCGGTCCGGTCGGGCGGGCACTCGTGGGCGGCGTGGTCGGTGCGCGACGACGCGCTGCTGATCGACCTGGGGTCGATGAAGGACATGACCTTCGACGCCTTGACCGGCGTCGCCACGGCGAACCCGGCGGTGCGCGGTGGCATGGACCTCGCGCCGTTCCTGGACGCGCACGGGCGCATGTTCCCGGGCGGGCACTGCGAGAGCGTGGGGATCGGCGGCTTCCTGCTGCAGGGCGGGCAGGGCTGGAACTCGCGGCAGTGGGGGTGGGGCTGCGAGAACGTGGTGGGCGTGGACGTGGTCACCGCCGACGGCTCACTCGTCCACGCCAACGCGATCGAGAACACCGACTTGTACTGGGCGGCACGCGGCTCCGGGCCCGGCTTCCCGGGCGTGATCACGCGCTTCCACCTCAAGACGTATGACAAGCCTGCCGCGTTCACGCAGGACACGTGGACGTTCAGGTTGGAGGACTTGGAGGAGCTGTTGTCGTGGTTGCACGACGAGCTCCCGTCGCTGGACCGGATCGTGGAGCCCGTCGTGGCCGCCACGCGGCTGCCGGACGTCCCGCTGTTCGAGGGCGTCACCCGTCCCGATGGCCCCGTGTTGTTGTTGCACACGACCGCGATGTGCGCCTCCGCCGAGCAGGCGGAGGCGCTGCTCGCGGCGCTGGAGCCGCCGGGGGCGCTCGCCGCGCGGGCGCTCGGGCACGTGCGCGGGTTGACGACGATCGCCGAGGAGAACGCGGCGCAGGCGGTCCAGAACCCGGAGCAGCACCGCTACGCCGTGGACTGCACGTGGAGCGACGCGACCGCCGAGCAGCTCGCGCCGGCGCTGCGCGAGGTCTGGGCGAACCTGCCGACCGAGCACTCGTTCTCGATCTGGTACGGCTGGGCGCCGGTGCGCGCGCTGCCGGACATGGCGTTCTCGGTCGAGGCGAACGTGTACCTGGCGACGTACGTGATCTACACGGACGAGGCCGACGACGAGACGTATCGGTCCTGGGTCCACTCGCGCACAGCGGACCTGGCCGCGGCGGGCGGGGCGGGCCGCGGCGTGTACCTCGGCGACACCGACTTCACCCGGCGCAGCGACCGCTTCATGAGCGACGCCAACTACACGCGGTTGGAGCAGATCCGCTCCGAGCGCGACCCCGACGGGCGCATCTGCGCCTACCTGATCGACCCGTCGTTCGCGCTCAACGCGGGCTGA
- a CDS encoding SDR family NAD(P)-dependent oxidoreductase, protein MRRAVVTGGAGAIGAAICGRLRADHDVVVLDREQVDLGDADDVRRATAAVGEVDVLVHAAAAFDQMRLATLDLDAYRRVQAVNVESGLLLAQAFVPGMAERGFGRIVFVTSDTVYGPPSPDLLAYVASKAALVGITRTLALELGASGVAVTAVAPGLTDTPAARDGMPREAFDGVLARQALTRTLVPDDVAATVAFLVTDGAAALTGQTLVPDGGLSPR, encoded by the coding sequence GTGAGACGCGCGGTCGTCACCGGCGGTGCCGGAGCGATCGGGGCGGCGATCTGCGGGCGGCTGCGCGCGGATCATGATGTTGTCGTCCTCGATCGCGAGCAGGTCGATCTGGGCGATGCCGATGATGTGCGGCGGGCGACGGCCGCGGTCGGCGAAGTCGATGTGCTGGTCCATGCTGCGGCGGCGTTCGACCAGATGCGGCTCGCCACGCTCGACCTCGACGCCTACCGCCGCGTGCAGGCGGTGAACGTCGAGTCAGGGTTGTTGCTCGCCCAGGCCTTCGTGCCGGGGATGGCCGAGCGCGGCTTCGGGCGGATCGTGTTCGTCACCAGCGACACGGTCTACGGGCCGCCGAGCCCGGACCTGCTCGCCTACGTCGCCAGCAAGGCGGCGCTGGTCGGGATCACGCGGACGCTCGCGCTGGAGCTGGGCGCGAGCGGCGTCGCCGTGACCGCCGTCGCTCCCGGGCTGACCGACACGCCCGCTGCGCGCGACGGCATGCCGCGCGAGGCCTTCGACGGCGTGCTCGCGCGGCAGGCGCTGACGCGCACGCTCGTGCCCGACGACGTCGCCGCGACGGTCGCGTTCCTCGTCACCGACGGCGCCGCCGCGCTGACGGGCCAGACGCTGGTCCCGGACGGCGGCCTCAGCCCGCGTTGA
- a CDS encoding VOC family protein, protein MIALDHAGLTVQDLDAAVAFYGAAFGFASEHPFELGVDGIRGIMLRHPDGARLELFARPASAGGEQRGRTPIETIAFHGYGHFALTAPDLDAVFAQAIAAGATERVSPRPSPEPGVRFAFVADPEGNLVELVGRSAA, encoded by the coding sequence GTGATCGCGCTGGACCACGCGGGGCTCACGGTGCAGGACCTGGACGCGGCGGTCGCCTTCTACGGCGCGGCGTTCGGCTTCGCGAGCGAGCACCCGTTCGAGCTGGGCGTGGACGGGATCCGCGGCATCATGCTGCGCCATCCCGACGGCGCGCGGCTGGAGCTGTTCGCGCGGCCGGCGTCGGCGGGCGGCGAGCAGCGCGGGCGCACGCCGATCGAGACGATCGCCTTCCACGGCTACGGCCACTTCGCGCTGACCGCGCCGGACCTCGACGCCGTGTTCGCGCAGGCGATCGCGGCGGGCGCGACCGAGCGCGTGTCGCCGCGGCCGTCGCCGGAGCCCGGCGTCCGGTTCGCGTTCGTCGCGGACCCGGAGGGCAACCTGGTGGAGCTCGTCGGGCGGTCCGCGGCGTGA
- a CDS encoding SDR family NAD(P)-dependent oxidoreductase, which yields MSGRLAGKRVLITGTAGGQGAAAARLFAAEGARVVGCDLDVARAEATAAEGGFTAFAPVDLADVDAATGWITSAVEVLGGIDVLYNNASATRVGPFEDVTLEDWRFVLRNELDLIFTVTQAAWEHLAEARGSIINTASVSAWRGAAFTEQAAHGAAKGGVLAITRHLAASGSRRGIRANSISPGLTVTPQIQEFLDDPSHPMHGMEAAHPLRRLGTPEDVARVALFLASDDASYLNAIDIVVDGGQSVIV from the coding sequence GTGAGCGGGCGGCTGGCGGGCAAGCGCGTCCTGATCACCGGCACGGCCGGTGGGCAGGGCGCGGCGGCGGCGCGGCTGTTCGCGGCCGAGGGCGCGCGGGTGGTCGGCTGCGACCTCGACGTCGCGCGGGCCGAGGCGACCGCGGCCGAGGGCGGCTTCACGGCGTTCGCGCCGGTCGACCTCGCCGACGTCGATGCGGCGACGGGGTGGATCACGTCGGCGGTCGAGGTCCTGGGCGGGATCGACGTCCTGTACAACAACGCCTCCGCGACGCGGGTCGGGCCGTTCGAGGACGTGACGCTGGAGGACTGGCGGTTCGTCCTTCGCAATGAACTTGACTTGATCTTCACCGTGACGCAGGCGGCGTGGGAGCACCTCGCCGAGGCGCGTGGGTCGATCATCAACACGGCATCGGTCTCCGCCTGGCGCGGTGCGGCGTTCACCGAGCAGGCGGCGCACGGCGCGGCCAAGGGCGGGGTGCTGGCGATCACGCGGCACCTGGCGGCGTCGGGCTCGCGGCGCGGGATCCGGGCCAACTCGATCTCGCCGGGGCTGACCGTGACGCCGCAGATCCAGGAGTTCCTGGACGACCCGTCGCACCCGATGCACGGGATGGAGGCCGCGCATCCGCTGCGGCGGCTCGGGACGCCGGAGGACGTGGCGCGCGTCGCGCTGTTCCTGGCCTCCGACGACGCTTCGTACCTCAATGCCATCGACATCGTGGTCGACGGCGGGCAGTCGGTGATCGTGTGA